One genomic window of Funiculus sociatus GB2-C1 includes the following:
- a CDS encoding DUF2382 domain-containing protein produces MTDNKQQNNINKQDENTDIQTDIQNQQPETNSSGSGIGAGIAGAAAGTVLGGRVGGIFGAVAGAVAGALAGRGTAETVHNTAEGIVDAVKGVADNVNHTVEDIGGSVKQTAQEVKPSVIGAVEAVKETVQESKPSVVSTIDAVKETVQESKPSVVSTVDAVKETVQEAKPSVVDAVKSASEEAKPAVRSVANSVKETVNDVKPAVKDAANSFKDATRNVGDSVKSASEDVKPAVKDAANSFKDATHNVADSVKGASEDVKPTVKDVANSVKGATRNVADSVKGASEDVKPVVKDAANSVKGATQDVKSSVKGAANNVKSAAEDAKPSNNQNITPSDNQNVKLYEEQLIAEKTQVKTGEIGIGKRVETKTANVSIPVEKERVVVERTNPVDAGTPVSPSQVDFQNQEVARMEVHEERAYLDKQAFVHQEVNIRKEVERDTVELQDKIRREKLDVDAQGRTIIDKTNRV; encoded by the coding sequence ATGACTGACAATAAGCAACAGAATAACATCAATAAGCAAGACGAAAATACAGATATCCAAACAGATATCCAAAACCAGCAACCTGAAACTAATTCATCAGGTTCAGGTATCGGTGCTGGAATAGCTGGCGCAGCAGCTGGTACTGTACTTGGTGGTCGAGTCGGAGGAATCTTTGGTGCAGTAGCGGGTGCAGTAGCTGGCGCTTTAGCTGGTAGAGGTACAGCCGAGACGGTTCACAATACCGCAGAAGGTATAGTGGACGCAGTAAAAGGTGTTGCTGACAATGTGAACCACACTGTAGAAGATATAGGCGGCAGCGTAAAACAGACAGCTCAGGAAGTCAAGCCTTCTGTAATTGGTGCAGTAGAAGCGGTTAAAGAGACAGTTCAGGAATCAAAGCCTTCTGTAGTCAGCACAATAGACGCAGTGAAGGAAACAGTTCAGGAGTCTAAGCCTTCTGTAGTCAGCACAGTAGACGCAGTTAAGGAGACAGTTCAAGAAGCCAAGCCTTCTGTAGTAGACGCTGTAAAGAGTGCTTCTGAGGAAGCCAAGCCAGCAGTCAGAAGCGTAGCAAACTCTGTGAAAGAGACCGTTAATGATGTGAAGCCAGCGGTAAAAGATGCAGCCAACTCCTTCAAGGATGCAACTCGCAATGTCGGAGACTCCGTTAAAAGTGCATCTGAGGATGTCAAACCAGCAGTAAAAGATGCAGCCAACTCCTTTAAGGATGCAACTCACAATGTCGCCGACTCCGTTAAAGGTGCATCTGAGGATGTGAAGCCAACGGTAAAAGATGTAGCTAACTCCGTCAAGGGTGCAACTCGCAATGTCGCCGACTCCGTTAAAGGTGCATCTGAGGATGTGAAGCCAGTGGTAAAAGATGCAGCTAACTCCGTCAAGGGTGCGACTCAGGATGTCAAATCATCTGTAAAAGGTGCAGCCAATAACGTTAAGAGTGCTGCTGAAGATGCCAAGCCATCTAATAATCAGAACATCACACCATCTGATAATCAGAACGTTAAGCTATACGAAGAGCAGCTGATTGCAGAAAAGACTCAAGTTAAGACTGGTGAAATCGGTATCGGCAAGCGTGTTGAAACCAAGACCGCTAACGTTTCAATTCCAGTAGAAAAAGAACGAGTTGTTGTTGAGCGCACTAATCCTGTAGACGCTGGAACGCCAGTATCTCCAAGTCAAGTGGATTTCCAGAATCAGGAAGTTGCTCGGATGGAAGTTCATGAAGAAAGAGCTTACCTTGATAAGCAAGCTTTTGTACATCAAGAAGTTAACATTCGCAAAGAAGTAGAGCGCGATACGGTTGAACTTCAAGATAAAATTCGTCGCGAAAAGTTAGACGTTGATGCTCAAGGTCGTACTATCATCGATAAAACCAACAGAGTGTAA
- the fusA gene encoding elongation factor G: protein MIPRTRIRNIGISAHIDSGKTTLSERILYYTGKIYKIGEVRGGSDRATLDYMELEQQKGITITSAATTCVWNDTQINLIDTPGHVDFTIEVERALRVLDGAIMVLCAVAGVQSQSITVDRQMKRYRVPRIAFINKMDRTGANPFRVVRSLREKLGLNPVLLQYPIGSEDKFEGVIDLIEMTANYFAGEKGEIRVIQSIPEHLWDEAKEAREKMLDQLSMFSEPMMEMLLESEEIPKEMIWESLRRATLSLQLTPVLIGSAFKNKGVQNLLDAVALYLPSPVDREVVKAIAIATNEPIHVYPDTEAALVALAFKIAKDEYGQLTYTRIYSGTLREGQRIYNTRTNQRVLVSQIVRMHANKREEVESAAAGDIVALLGVDCASGDTFCSEGTNLSLEGMFVPEPVMTLAIAPKKREDAAQMSKALNRFTREDPTFRVSIDPESKETLISGMGELHLEIYIERMKREYNAEVNVGAPAVAYRETVTQSATFDYRLKKQGGGPGQYAHVIGRIEPCEESFAFENRVVGGAIPKEFIPACEKGFREAIASGHLIGYPIVGVKAILEAGSYHAIDSSEMAFRTAASLALKQAFAKATPVILEPIMLVEVETPNEFVGRVQGDLSSRRGILLGSETMENYAVIRAEVPFVEMFGYSAQLRSLSSGQANFSMEFTSNKPVPVNLQQQLMENAAHLRG, encoded by the coding sequence ATGATTCCCCGAACGCGCATCCGTAATATTGGCATTTCTGCTCACATCGACTCTGGTAAAACAACCCTCAGCGAGCGGATTCTGTACTACACGGGCAAAATTTACAAGATTGGCGAAGTTCGGGGAGGTAGCGATCGCGCTACGTTGGACTACATGGAGTTGGAGCAACAAAAAGGCATTACCATCACTTCAGCAGCGACAACTTGCGTATGGAATGATACGCAGATTAACCTGATCGATACTCCGGGACACGTAGATTTCACGATTGAAGTTGAACGTGCATTGCGGGTTCTCGATGGTGCGATTATGGTGCTGTGCGCGGTTGCTGGTGTGCAGTCGCAATCTATCACCGTAGATAGGCAGATGAAGCGCTACCGAGTGCCGCGTATTGCCTTCATTAATAAGATGGATCGGACTGGTGCAAATCCATTCCGAGTAGTGCGATCGCTGCGAGAAAAACTAGGTTTGAACCCGGTACTGCTTCAGTATCCTATTGGCAGCGAGGATAAGTTTGAAGGCGTCATTGATTTGATTGAAATGACGGCAAACTATTTTGCTGGAGAAAAAGGCGAAATTCGCGTGATTCAGTCGATTCCCGAACACTTATGGGATGAGGCAAAAGAAGCACGAGAAAAGATGCTCGATCAACTCTCTATGTTCTCCGAACCGATGATGGAGATGCTACTTGAGAGCGAAGAGATTCCCAAAGAAATGATTTGGGAATCTCTTCGTCGGGCAACTTTAAGCTTGCAATTAACACCAGTTTTGATAGGTTCTGCCTTCAAAAATAAGGGGGTTCAGAACTTATTAGATGCTGTTGCTCTTTACTTGCCGTCTCCAGTGGATAGAGAAGTGGTGAAAGCGATCGCAATTGCGACCAATGAGCCGATTCATGTCTATCCAGACACCGAAGCCGCACTGGTTGCCTTGGCTTTCAAAATTGCCAAAGATGAGTACGGACAACTGACTTATACCCGAATCTATTCCGGGACGCTACGCGAGGGACAACGCATCTACAACACTCGCACTAACCAACGGGTGCTAGTGAGCCAAATTGTACGGATGCACGCAAACAAACGTGAGGAGGTCGAAAGTGCCGCCGCTGGGGATATTGTAGCTCTGCTGGGTGTAGACTGCGCTTCTGGCGATACGTTCTGCTCGGAAGGAACCAACCTCTCTTTGGAGGGGATGTTTGTGCCAGAACCCGTGATGACGCTAGCGATCGCGCCTAAGAAACGGGAAGATGCCGCTCAAATGTCAAAAGCGCTCAATCGCTTTACACGGGAAGATCCCACCTTCCGCGTCAGCATCGATCCGGAGTCCAAGGAAACCCTAATTTCCGGGATGGGCGAACTGCATCTAGAAATCTACATTGAACGCATGAAGCGGGAATACAACGCCGAAGTGAACGTCGGTGCGCCCGCCGTAGCTTACCGCGAAACCGTTACCCAGTCGGCAACCTTCGACTACAGGCTCAAGAAGCAAGGCGGTGGTCCCGGTCAATATGCTCATGTTATCGGTCGGATTGAACCCTGCGAAGAATCGTTTGCGTTCGAGAATCGGGTGGTTGGTGGTGCAATTCCCAAAGAATTCATCCCGGCTTGCGAGAAAGGTTTCCGCGAAGCGATCGCTAGCGGACATCTCATCGGTTATCCGATTGTTGGTGTCAAAGCGATCTTAGAAGCGGGTTCTTACCACGCGATTGACTCTTCGGAAATGGCATTCAGAACTGCGGCTAGTCTTGCACTCAAGCAAGCCTTTGCCAAAGCAACACCAGTCATCCTCGAACCGATTATGCTGGTGGAAGTGGAAACACCTAACGAGTTTGTGGGGAGAGTGCAGGGCGATCTCTCGTCTCGTCGCGGCATCTTGCTGGGTTCTGAGACGATGGAAAATTACGCTGTCATCCGTGCTGAAGTGCCGTTCGTGGAAATGTTCGGTTATTCTGCACAGTTGCGATCGCTTTCGTCCGGTCAAGCTAACTTCTCAATGGAGTTTACCTCCAACAAGCCGGTACCCGTCAATCTGCAACAGCAACTGATGGAAAACGCCGCCCATCTGCGCGGCTAA